One genomic window of Cannabis sativa cultivar Pink pepper isolate KNU-18-1 chromosome 2, ASM2916894v1, whole genome shotgun sequence includes the following:
- the LOC133034538 gene encoding uncharacterized protein LOC133034538, translated as MRLRSERSYARNRGPGFLGSRKGINAQSFSSFSRLSKGDGMLLKGIFSGTSVGNDFNSSYLIKDRISIADQADLVHCPSHEEIRSTLFAMSNNKVPGPDGMSVLFFKHYWETVGRMHKGVNATNIVLIPKVQKLKRTNQYRPISLCNVMYKVISKIIAHRIKPLLPSLICPTQAAFVPRRNIQDNNVIIQEIIHSFNRKKGKEGFFAIKIDLMKAYDKLSWNFIDQFSKIIPSCGLRQGNPLSPYLFICAAEILFRLLIDAQDNGSIKDIKLSRGAPVISHIFFTDDLVLVGRANMEEVKGYWHCLERGIKEALGLSSPEGNIKYLGLPLFRSTQKDADFNFILDNLTSKLQGWKAKTLSKAGRATLIKSVGLSLPMLCKQLSFRTVLFWKSVVRAIPILKKGACKVVVSGKDTKVWEDPWIAHKKDLCPRANGSSTCEVDKVAELLIDNGSWNILNSLFDKETVSAILKGGNLSGQGDDRWIWTSENNGKFTSNSAYLALAVDRTPTCDVAPSLWNKLWNCKIIERMKTLWRCLLSKAIPMRVEICKRFSIEDVTCPLCRIENESIEHLFLSCNVAFHLWRSSPWGIYPVCGTGIRLWNWIKFIWDFKKKGTNVDEVFLYASLNMDTIWRTQNKKVHNNGQVDVYKCINNIRSSFAVHYASLIPYAPMRWLDACCPPPQDWLKLNCDV; from the exons ATGAGGCTTAGGAGCGAAAGGAGTTATGCTAGAAACAGAGGGCCAGGATTTCTTGGCTCAAGGAAGGGGATAAATGCTCAAAGTTTTTCTTCCTTTTCGCGGCTATCAAAGGGAGACGGAATGCTATTgaaa GGAATTTTCTCGGGTACAAGCGTCGGTAATGATTTCAATAGCAGCTACCTTATTAAAGATAGGATCTCTATTGCTGACCAAGCTGACCTGGTTCATTGTCCTTCTCATGAGGAAATTCGTAGTACTCTGTTTGCCATGAGTAACAATAAGGTTCCGGGACCAGATGGGATGTCCGTTCTTTTCTTCAAGCACTATTGGGAAACTGTGG GAAGAATGCATAAGGGTGTCAATGCTACGAATATTGTGCTTATCCCCAAGGTTCAAAAGTTGAAAAGAACCAACCAGTACAGGCCTATCTCCCTGTGTAACGTTATGTATAAGGTCATCTCTAAAATCATTGCCCATAGAATTAAGCCCCTTCTCCCTTCCCTTATTTGTCCTACCCAAGCAGCTTTTGTCCCAAGAAGGAACATTCAGGACAATAATGTGATTATCCAAGAAATCATCCACTCCTTCAACaggaaaaaaggaaaagaaggtTTCTTTGCCATAAAAATTGACCTTATGAAAGCGTATGACAAGTTGAGTTGGAACTTTATTGACCAG TTTAGTAAAATTATACCCTCATGTGGCCTTCGCCAGGGCAACCCTTTATCCCCTTACCTCTTTATTTGTGCAGCGGAAATTCTGTTCAGACTTCTGATTGACGCCCAAGACAATGGCTCTATTAAGGACATTAAGCTCAGTAGAGGGGCCCCGGTTATCTCTCATATCTTCTTTACGGATGATTTAGTCTTGGTGGGAAGAGCGAACATGGAGGAAGTCAAAGGTTACTGGCATTGTCTTGAGAG AGGTATTAAAGAGGCTTTGGGATTGAGCTCTCCGGAAGGTAACATCAAATATTTGGGGCTACCTTTATTTAGATCCACGCAAAAGGATGCAGATTTCAACTTTATCTTGGATAATCTCACTTCTAAACTTCAGGGCTGGAAAGCTAAGACTCTGTCTAAAGCAGGTCGTGCAACCCTTATAAAGTCTGTGGGCTTGTCGTTGCCTATGCTATGCAAACAACTAAGCTTTCGAACCGTCTT GTTTTGGAAAAGTGTGGTAAGAGCCATCCCCATTTTAAAAAAAGGAGCATGCAAGGTGGTGGTGAGTGGCAAGGATACTAAGGTCTGGGAGGACCCTTGGATAGCTCATAAGAAAGATTTATGTCCTCGTGCTAATGGTTCCTCCACTTGTGAAGTGGATAAAGTGGCTGAGCTATTGATAGATAATGGCAGCTGGAACATCCTAAATAGTCTCTTTGACAAGGAGACTGTTTCTGCAATCCTGAAAGGGGGTAATCTGTCTGGCCAGGGTGATGATAGATGGATTTGGACTTCAGAAAATAATGGTAAATTCACGAGCAACTCTGCCTACCTAGCCCTAGCTGTTGATAGGACTCCCACTTGTGACGTTGCTCCTTCACTTTGGAATAAGCTATGGAATTGTAAGATCATTGAAAGAATGAAGACCCTCTGGCGGTGTCTCCTGTCCAAGGCAATCCCTATGCGAGTTGAGATCTGTAAAAGGTTTTCTATTGAGGATGTTACTTGTCCCCTTTGTAGGATAGAGAATGAATCTATTGAACATCTTTTTCTCTCCTGTAACGTGGCTTTCCACTTGTGGAGGTCTTCTCCTTGGGGTATTTATCCAGTTTGTGGCACTGGAATTCGATTATGGAACTGGATCAAATTCATATGGGACTTTAAAAAGAAGGGCACTAATGTCGATGAGGTGTTCCTTTATGCCTCGCTAAACATGGACACTATATGGCGGACTCAAAACAAAAAGGTACATAATAATGGTCAGGTTGATGTTTATAAATGTATTAACAATATTCGTTCCTCTTTTGCAGTTCACTATGCTTCTTTGATCCCTTATGCACCTATGCGTTGGTTGGATGCCTGTTGCCCTCCCCCTCAAGACTGGTTGAAGCTTAATTGTGATGTTTAA